A window of Mucilaginibacter paludis DSM 18603 contains these coding sequences:
- a CDS encoding carbon-nitrogen hydrolase family protein, with amino-acid sequence MKIALASPPFPKSINDGLYWLEKLVKDAVAQKAEIICFPESYLPGYPGMGYATEDRTPEKLQSALDNVCKISAQYGIAIIIPMDWHHPNGLLNLAYVVSAHGEVLGYQTKNQLDPSEDHIWLPGTERSIFEINGIKFGITICHEGFRYPESVRWAARQGAHIVFHPHFAGSNTNGLQLTEWGAKNNPYYEKAMMMRALENTIYFASCNYASSYPDSASAIIAPDGSCIVHETYGRTGVIVADIDAEAATGLLAKRLRII; translated from the coding sequence ATGAAAATAGCATTAGCATCGCCCCCATTTCCAAAATCAATAAACGATGGCTTATACTGGCTCGAAAAATTGGTAAAAGATGCAGTTGCACAAAAGGCCGAAATCATCTGCTTCCCGGAATCGTACCTTCCGGGATATCCGGGAATGGGGTATGCTACTGAAGATCGCACGCCGGAAAAATTACAATCAGCACTGGATAACGTATGCAAAATATCGGCTCAATATGGTATCGCCATTATTATACCGATGGACTGGCATCATCCTAACGGTCTTTTAAATTTAGCTTATGTAGTTTCAGCCCATGGCGAGGTATTGGGCTACCAAACCAAAAACCAGTTAGACCCGTCTGAAGATCACATTTGGCTACCTGGCACGGAGCGCTCTATTTTTGAGATCAACGGCATCAAATTCGGTATCACCATTTGCCATGAAGGCTTCCGCTATCCCGAATCGGTGCGTTGGGCAGCAAGGCAAGGGGCACATATCGTGTTTCATCCTCATTTCGCGGGGAGCAATACTAACGGTTTACAGCTAACGGAATGGGGCGCCAAAAACAATCCCTATTACGAAAAAGCCATGATGATGCGCGCACTTGAAAATACCATCTACTTTGCAAGTTGTAACTATGCCTCCAGCTATCCTGATTCTGCGAGCGCTATCATTGCGCCCGATGGAAGCTGTATAGTCCATGAAACCTACGGCAGAACAGGCGTCATTGTAGCGGATATTGATGCCGAGGCTGCTACCGGCCTTCTTGCCAAGAGACTCAGGATTATTTGA